From Pseudanabaena sp. FACHB-2040:
GCACGACTCGGTGGGCCGCTCCGAGCTGCGCCCCTAATTTTTCCGCCGCATCGGAATGAGGCACTAGCCCCCGGCACTCGCTGGGGGCTAGTGCTGCAGGGGCACTCTGAAGCCATCCCACACCGCTCCTGCTATGCCCCGCGCCGCCGTCTTTAAGCTCACTTACCTGGGCACCGACATCACCAACGAGATCAACCCGCTGACCCTCCAGATTGCCTACACGGACAACCTGGAGGGGGAGGCCGATGACCTGGCCATTGCGCTGCTCAACTCTGACCTGCGGTGGCTCGATACGTGGTTGCCCGCCGAGGGTGATCGCGTGGCCTTGGAGCTGGGCTATGAGGGTGAGGCGCGTCTAGGGCCGGTGCAGTTTGAGGTGGATGAGCCAGAGTGGTCGGGTATGCCTGACGGGTTCAAGTTGCAGGCGCAGGCGGTGCCGCTGACCTCCAGTTTGAGGGAGCGCCGCAGTCAGGCTTACGAGAACACGACCCTGCGTGCGATCGCAAGCCGAATTGCTGAAAAGCACGGCCTGGAGCTGGTTGGCGAGATTCCTAACATCAGGTTCAAGCGCCTGTCACAGTCGGAGCAGACCGATCTCGAGTTTTTGCGCGAGACGGCGGCTGAATACGGCCTGCTGTTCAAAATTGAGGGCACCACGCGCCTGGTATTTTTTCAAGAGAGCGACCTGGAGGCGGCAGCGCCGGTGCTCACCGTCAAGCGCACTGAGATGGCCAACTACCGGCTCAGACGGAGCGCGTCGGGCACCTACAAGGCGGCCACCGTGAGCTACCAGAACGCTGAGAGCGGCGAGTTCATCGAGGTCACGATTGACCTCAACGGAGCCGAGGTGCCCAAGCCCAAGGATGGGCAGGAGGGTGCGATCGCGAGTGAGTCGATCCTGCGTATCCGCGAACGGGTGGAGAGCCGGGCCCAGGCTCGATTAAAAGCGGTGGCTGCCCTCAAGCGGGCCAACAGTGCGCGGGTGGAGCTGGACTTTGAGGCTGAGGGCAATGTGCTCTTTGCGGCGGGCAGCTGCTTCACCTTGGAGGGTTTCAAACGGCTCGACGGCAAGTATCTGCTCAGCCGGGTGCGGCACCAGCTCGATAAGGGCCGAGGCTATCGGTGCAGCGTGGAGGCGCGGAAAGTCGAGGGCTGAGCCTCAGGGAACTTTAAAGGTGTGGCAAGTGTGCCATCGCTCCATCCACCCTCAGCACCAATGGCCAGACTTGCCTGTTATTTCGTCGCTTCGACCCGCCCGCGCATTCTCGATACGGATCAGGCTCCAGAAGGTAAGTCCCCCTGGACTGTGGGCCGGTCTCCTGAGAGCCAAATCACCTTCCACAAACCAACCGTCTCCAAAGCTCATGCCCTAATTCGCTACTTTGAAGAGGTAAGGGCTTGGCAGCTTTTGGATTGTGGCAGCCTCAACGGCACGTTCGTTAATGGCGAGCGGATCGCCCCTTCTCAATGGCGAAACCTGATGGAAGGGGACACAATCGACTTTGGCACCATTGCAGCTCGCGTTCGCATCTCTTTTGATGATGATGAAACCCTGCATACCATCGCTGAAGACGAGACGCCAACCTGCAATTTGAAGCCGGCCCTAACTCCGGCTGTTGGTCCAAAGCCAGAGCCAACTGTTCAACAGGGTGCCGGAGACAAAAGCAAGATGCCGTGGGCGTTGGCTGCGGATGCTCTCGACTGGCTGCAGTCGCCCATCTCTCTGTCGGGAGCAATGTACCGACTCCTCGTGTTACTGGCTTTCCTGACGGCTATGGTCGTAGTCGTAATCCACAAATGATTTCAACTCTGGCTGCCGCGATCGCGCTGTGCCCTACTGCCGCTGCTGCCGTCAATAGCAGGGGGGTGATCTGGCTGTGCAATGAGCCCTTTGCGGCGCTGCTGGGGCACTCCAGAAGCGAAATTGAAGGGCAGGTATGTTTGAGCGAACTGGCCCTCCTAGGGGAGCAGGCAGCGGCCCACAAGCAGCATCAGGCGCTGATGGCGGGCAGCGTGGAGAGCTATGAGCTGGACGGCCACTGCTGCCGCCCAGACGGACAAAGTTTTTGGATGCATCTGGTGGTGGGGTGCTTCGACCATAGCTACTCGCTTGTGTTTGCCCACAGCATCACCCGGCATCAGGAGGTGTCGGCCTTGGAAGTGCTTAAGGATGAGCTGTTGGAGGCAATCCGCTTGCGGCAGTTCGTCCTGTGGTATCAACCCATTGTCCACCTGGCTACCGGCAGGATTTTGGCTCAGGAGGCGCTGGTGCGGTGGCAACACCCTAACGGCCTGCGCTACCCAAATTACTTTTTGCCCTTTGCCAGGCACCTGGGGCTGGAGACCTGGATCTGCCGTATCGTCTTGGGGCTGGCCGCAAAGCAGCTGCGGGCTTGGTCTGATACTGGCGAAACCTGGGCTGTGGCTGTCAATATTGAGCCCTCAACACTGGAGCTGGTGGCCTTTGAGGAGATGGTCGAGTTTGCAATCGCGCGCTACGGTGCCCCCGCAGACAGGCTGTGGCTAGAGATTGTGGAGACTCAAAGTCTCGACATTGAGTCTCTGGTCGATAAGTTGAGGCGGTTGAGCAAGCGCCACCTGTTGGCCATCGACGATTTTGGTGCGGGCTATTCCAATCTGGGAGCAGTCACCCGCTATCCAGTGCAGGCACTCAAAATCGACAAGCACCTGATCAAAGGGGTGGACCACGATCCGGGCCTGCAAACGGTGGTGGGCACAGTTATTGTCATGGCTCACGAGTTGGGCCTAAAAGTCGTCGCTGAAGGTATTGAAACCGAGGCGGAGCTGCAGTGGCTTAAGACTTACGGCTGCGATTTCGGGCAAGGATTCTGGCTGGGCAGACCTGCGGCGGCGAAGCAGTAGGCAGCAAATCTACGCATGGCTCTGGCGGGCTGACTTAGAAATTCAGTAGTTGTCTCAATGGCACGGTCTAAAGCGCTACCGATGATAGGTTTAGCCACCTCGCCCCCGCCTCAGTATGCGCCCGTCTACTCCCGCCGCTACGAACTGCCTCGAAGCTTTGATTGCTTACAAGCAAAACCCTTCAACCGAAGGCCGAAATAAATTGGTACGGCTCAATGCAGGCCTAGTGCGAAAAGTTGCACACCGCATCCTACAGCAGTGCAATGAGCCCTATGAAGACCTGGAGCAGATTGGTTACCTGGGCCTGATCCGGGCCATCGAGCGCTTCGATCCGACTCAGGGCTGCGCTTTCAGCTCGTTTGCGGTGCCCTACATTCGGGGGGACATGCTGCACTACCTGCGCGATCGCAGCGGCACCGTCAAAATCCCCCGCCGCTGGCAGGACTTGCAGAAGGAGGCGCAGAAACTGCAGCCGCAGCTGCAGCGGGTGCTGGGGCGCACGGCTGATGAGACTGAGCTGGCCCAGGCGCTGGGTGTGCCGGTGAGCGAGTGGCAGGAGGCTAAGTTCTCGAACAAAAATCGTCACCTCCTAAGCCTTGATGCCAGGGTAGGCGGACAGGATGATTCTGCGATTACGCTGGGAGAAACTCTCCCGGATGCGAACTACCAAGTAATGCAAAAACTTGAGGAAGATCGGGCGCAACTGCAGCGAGCTATGCAGGGCTTGGAAGAGGGCACGCGCACTGTGATTGAGTTTGTGTTTTACAACGGTCTATCTCGAAAAGAGGTAGCTAAAAAAATTGGTGTTAGCCCTATGACGGTCAGCCGCAGACTTCAGGAAGGCCTGCAGCAAATGGCTTCATGCCTGGGCGCTGCTAAGGCATGAAAAAACCGCCCAGGAGAGGCGGCGTGGTGCGGTTTGTATGGGTTTCTCCTACTAAGAACCATGTGTGCCAGTCGGCTCAGGATGCCGCTTAAGCCAATTCAGGATGCTCAGGACGTTTCGCTCAGGATTTTCAGGATAGGACTCTCAGGACGGCTCAGGATGCCCATCCTGTCGATAATCCTGAGCCGTCCTGAGGGGTTTTCGGATTCCATCCTGAGTATCCTGAGCATTTTGCCTAGGCTGTGCCACTTACGGCATAGAGGGGGGCACCATTCTCAAATCTGCTCAGAATCATTCCCTCTTCAGCCATTCGGTTCAAGACCGCTTTAGCCTCCTCAGCAGAGAGTTTTTTTAGGTCTGTGATCGCACTCTTGATTTGGTGCCCAGGGACAAATCCGTCTTGTCGTTCTAGGTAAGCGACTACCTTGGCTTCTACCGATTCAGATGTCTGCTGTTGGAAGGCATTCTCTAGCCGCTGCTGGTCAGTTTGGGGTGCGGCTCCATAGGTGGGTTCAGCATCTTGAGAGGGGCTCGGGTAGGCCATACGACCGGGTACAAGGCAGGGTTTTACATCTCCGTCGAACTGAGGGAATGAGCACAGCAACGGCTCACCTTTGACGGCTGCCAGCTGATAGAAACCGCTATCAAGTTTCTTCAATTCTGCCACCTGCGGCCCGGTCAGAGAATCGACGTGCTTCGAGTACCATGCCGGCATGTGGGAGAAGCCATCGGCGCACCGCTCCGATCCGCAGATGACAGACCAAAGGTTTTGCAAACTGGCGGCAGAGATGCCCTTGATATCGCTGCCGTTTTGGGTCTGCGACATCAGGGCCAGCATTGCCCCTTGGGCGGCTCCGGTCGCCAGCAGGAGCTTAATCAGGCTGCTGAACTGTTTGGTCACTTTCTTGTCTTCGTCGGTTTCGGCCTGTGACTCTAGCAGGTCAGTGACGGCCAGGGCCTCGTCTAGCACCAGCCAGTGAGTCTCCTTGCACCGGCCATCGAGAATGGCGGCAATCATCGGCTGCACCTCTGCCAGGACAGCAGCGACATCGGCATGGATGTTGAATGCCCGCAACCGGTAGCCCTTCCAGTGGTGGGGCACGCGATCGCTGTCCTTCAAGGTCAGGTAGGTGACATGCTGAGCGTCTTTCAGCAGGTGCAGCAGCGTGTTGGTCTTGCCGCCCCTAGACGGTGCCAGCAGCTTCAGGTGCGTCTCTGGGCGCAGCGACAGCACTCCGCGAGGAATGGCAGTTCTGACGGCTGAACTGTCGTCACAGGGCTGAACCGACTCAGCTGGGACTGCGATCGCACCTAGCCGGGTAGTCGGCCCAATGTTGCCCCCGGTCGGCTGCGGCTCGGGTTCAGGCGTAGAGTCTGCCGGCAGGGCTGCTTGCTGCTGTGCCCCTGCCCGTAGCCGCTTGAAATCATCCTCACTGGCTAGGACGTACTCAGCCACTTCGGCAGCATCAACGGCCATCAGCAGCTCGGGGGTGTGCTTGATGTGTTGCCCGTACAGCTCATGGAACCGGCGCTTTGCCACGCTGTAGGCAAAGTAGCGGTGCTCGTCACTGGGGAGCTGAGCTAGGGCATGGGCCAGCCTGTTGCCGCAGGTGAGGATCAAGGCGTACTCAGCCTTTTGGGCGGCGCTCATGTAGCTGTAGTCTTCGAGCTCTGGCAACTCCATCTGAGCACCAGAAGCAGCCCCTAGCATCTCGGCGGTACCGGTATCGCTGAAGGGGATGAGCATCACCCGGCCAGTCTTCTTGGCCTGGCCCATCACCCCAGCTATGTAGGTCACTACACCGATGCCGATCGGGATGGTGGCCAGCCCGCCAGTCGTGATGGCAGCCAGGCCCCCTAGCGCTAGGCTGGTCAGCCCCAAGGTCTTGCTCAGATTCCCGGCGGCGCGCTCGGCCTGGGCGTCTTCCACCAGTGATGTCAGACGGCGCTTGAGGACGATCTGAGCGTTTGAAACTTGCTGCTGAATCTCGGTGCTCATGCCTGCACCTCCTCATCTTCCAGGTCGGTCAGCCCGGTCAATTTGTAACAGCTCTCGAAGCCGAACACCTCGATCACCCCGTTGAGCAGCAGGAACACAACGGTGCTGCCGCTGTGCTCAAAAGTGACCAGGAAGCAGCCGATTTCAAAAACGTAGCTGGTCACAATCACCAGGCCATCGAAGATGTAGTTGTCTACCTCGGCGTACTGAAATTCAGCGTTTCGGATCTTTGCGATCGCTAGAGCTCTGGGGCTGAGGTCATCTACCCGATATTTGCGAACCCGGTCAAGCCTGGCTTTACGAACTTTGATGCTGACCGAGCGGATTGCTTTGGCCTGAAGGATGCCGCTGACCGCAGCTCCCACTAGCGCGATGTAGAAGTTGGGGTCAGCCCAGACGAGGTAATTGTCGAAGCTGGTGTTGCCGAAAGC
This genomic window contains:
- a CDS encoding EAL domain-containing protein, which encodes MISTLAAAIALCPTAAAAVNSRGVIWLCNEPFAALLGHSRSEIEGQVCLSELALLGEQAAAHKQHQALMAGSVESYELDGHCCRPDGQSFWMHLVVGCFDHSYSLVFAHSITRHQEVSALEVLKDELLEAIRLRQFVLWYQPIVHLATGRILAQEALVRWQHPNGLRYPNYFLPFARHLGLETWICRIVLGLAAKQLRAWSDTGETWAVAVNIEPSTLELVAFEEMVEFAIARYGAPADRLWLEIVETQSLDIESLVDKLRRLSKRHLLAIDDFGAGYSNLGAVTRYPVQALKIDKHLIKGVDHDPGLQTVVGTVIVMAHELGLKVVAEGIETEAELQWLKTYGCDFGQGFWLGRPAAAKQ
- a CDS encoding FHA domain-containing protein — its product is MARLACYFVASTRPRILDTDQAPEGKSPWTVGRSPESQITFHKPTVSKAHALIRYFEEVRAWQLLDCGSLNGTFVNGERIAPSQWRNLMEGDTIDFGTIAARVRISFDDDETLHTIAEDETPTCNLKPALTPAVGPKPEPTVQQGAGDKSKMPWALAADALDWLQSPISLSGAMYRLLVLLAFLTAMVVVVIHK
- a CDS encoding contractile injection system protein, VgrG/Pvc8 family; translation: MPRAAVFKLTYLGTDITNEINPLTLQIAYTDNLEGEADDLAIALLNSDLRWLDTWLPAEGDRVALELGYEGEARLGPVQFEVDEPEWSGMPDGFKLQAQAVPLTSSLRERRSQAYENTTLRAIASRIAEKHGLELVGEIPNIRFKRLSQSEQTDLEFLRETAAEYGLLFKIEGTTRLVFFQESDLEAAAPVLTVKRTEMANYRLRRSASGTYKAATVSYQNAESGEFIEVTIDLNGAEVPKPKDGQEGAIASESILRIRERVESRAQARLKAVAALKRANSARVELDFEAEGNVLFAAGSCFTLEGFKRLDGKYLLSRVRHQLDKGRGYRCSVEARKVEG
- a CDS encoding RNA polymerase sigma factor SigF, translated to MRPSTPAATNCLEALIAYKQNPSTEGRNKLVRLNAGLVRKVAHRILQQCNEPYEDLEQIGYLGLIRAIERFDPTQGCAFSSFAVPYIRGDMLHYLRDRSGTVKIPRRWQDLQKEAQKLQPQLQRVLGRTADETELAQALGVPVSEWQEAKFSNKNRHLLSLDARVGGQDDSAITLGETLPDANYQVMQKLEEDRAQLQRAMQGLEEGTRTVIEFVFYNGLSRKEVAKKIGVSPMTVSRRLQEGLQQMASCLGAAKA